A single Cnuibacter physcomitrellae DNA region contains:
- a CDS encoding class I SAM-dependent methyltransferase → MTGNDRFLEANRANWDDRATLHAARTGSGYETGRFVDDRELLSDVVTFDRERLGDIRGLDVVHLQCHIGTDTLSLARLGAQSVVGLDFSESAIAEARRLVAETGDAVEYVRSDVDGAVDALGAGRFDLVYTGIGALCWLPRIRDWASVVARLLRPGGRLFIREAHPILWTMDERIQPTYPYFEHAEPLEWDEDDSYVETTRKLTATKTFEWNHGLGEIVTALLDEGLAITGLVEHETVPYVPFPGLMVEAPLREWALAERAGTLPLTYTLQARKVGEAQER, encoded by the coding sequence ATGACCGGCAACGACCGCTTCCTCGAGGCCAATCGCGCCAACTGGGACGACCGGGCGACGCTCCACGCGGCGCGCACCGGCAGCGGCTACGAGACGGGTCGCTTCGTCGACGACAGGGAGCTGCTGTCCGACGTCGTGACCTTCGACCGCGAGCGGCTCGGCGACATCCGAGGACTCGACGTGGTGCACCTGCAGTGTCACATCGGCACCGACACGCTCTCGCTCGCGCGGCTCGGCGCGCAGTCCGTCGTCGGGCTCGACTTCTCGGAGTCGGCGATCGCCGAGGCGCGCCGCCTCGTCGCCGAGACCGGTGACGCCGTCGAGTACGTGCGGTCGGATGTGGACGGTGCGGTCGACGCGCTCGGCGCGGGTCGCTTCGACCTCGTCTACACCGGCATCGGCGCGCTGTGCTGGCTTCCCCGCATCCGCGACTGGGCCTCGGTCGTCGCCCGGCTGCTGAGGCCCGGCGGCCGGCTGTTCATCCGGGAGGCGCATCCGATCCTCTGGACGATGGACGAGCGGATCCAGCCCACGTACCCGTACTTCGAGCACGCCGAGCCCCTCGAGTGGGACGAGGACGACAGCTACGTCGAGACCACGCGCAAGCTCACCGCCACGAAGACCTTCGAGTGGAACCACGGCCTGGGCGAGATCGTCACCGCGCTGCTCGACGAGGGCCTCGCGATCACGGGGCTGGTCGAGCACGAGACCGTCCCGTACGTGCCGTTCCCGGGGCTCATGGTCGAGGCGCCGCTCCGGGAGTGGGCGCTCGCCGAACGCGCGGGGACGCTGCCGCTCACCTACACGCTTCAGGCCCGGAAGGTCGGGGAGGCGCAGGAGCGGTGA
- a CDS encoding endonuclease/exonuclease/phosphatase family protein codes for MRDSALIGPVEAPDLQVMTFNIRRRMPLDPRPADSWSRREPAVAAVLEEARPTLLGVQEALPGQAAAVKRALGRGYRMLGHGRNADGRGEGTPLFFDSTRLRLLEWQQLAVSATPDVPGSRTWGNRTPRMLVRALFLDRVTSARFIMINTHLDNASRRSRFEGARMLRQRAESDGLPTIITGDFNSGEGTEPLDELFSDGALVDAWHAAARRLSPLWGTFENYRDPRPHRKRIDWIVVSAAIEVSAVQIGVRRPKGVWPSDHLPVQAVVRIPAPDAV; via the coding sequence GTGAGGGACTCAGCGCTGATCGGGCCCGTCGAGGCGCCCGATCTGCAGGTGATGACCTTCAACATCCGACGGCGGATGCCCCTCGACCCCCGGCCCGCCGACAGCTGGTCCCGTCGAGAGCCCGCGGTCGCGGCCGTCCTCGAGGAGGCGCGGCCGACGCTGCTCGGCGTGCAGGAGGCCCTGCCGGGCCAGGCCGCCGCGGTCAAGCGGGCGCTCGGGCGCGGGTACCGGATGCTCGGACACGGCCGCAACGCCGACGGCCGGGGCGAGGGCACCCCGCTGTTCTTCGACTCGACACGGCTGCGCCTGCTCGAGTGGCAGCAGCTCGCCGTCTCCGCCACGCCCGACGTGCCGGGATCGCGTACCTGGGGCAACCGCACACCCCGGATGCTGGTGCGCGCCCTCTTCCTCGACCGGGTCACCTCGGCGCGGTTCATCATGATCAACACCCATCTCGACAACGCGTCGCGCCGCTCCCGCTTCGAGGGTGCGAGGATGCTGCGGCAGAGGGCGGAGAGCGACGGCCTGCCGACGATCATCACCGGCGACTTCAACTCCGGCGAGGGCACCGAGCCGCTCGACGAGCTGTTCTCCGACGGCGCGCTCGTCGACGCCTGGCACGCCGCGGCCCGCAGGCTGAGCCCGCTCTGGGGGACCTTCGAGAACTACCGCGATCCGCGCCCTCATCGGAAGCGGATCGACTGGATCGTCGTGTCCGCCGCTATCGAGGTCTCCGCCGTCCAGATCGGGGTGCGCCGGCCGAAGGGCGTCTGGCCGTCCGACCACCTGCCCGTCCAGGCCGTGGTGCGCATCCCGGCCCCCGACGCTGTGTGA
- a CDS encoding nuclear transport factor 2 family protein: MADDQQSASAPQSGLSPEQLEGSQHLEKRSVGGEARYYVKDLEKHLRAWNHPNPDGLVAYFSPDGRFHAQGVEREHQLALIGMMGGVVA, from the coding sequence ATGGCAGACGACCAGCAGTCCGCATCCGCCCCGCAGTCGGGGCTGAGCCCCGAGCAGCTCGAGGGCTCACAGCACCTCGAGAAGCGGTCGGTCGGCGGCGAGGCGCGGTACTACGTGAAGGACCTCGAGAAGCACCTGAGGGCGTGGAACCACCCGAACCCCGACGGGCTGGTGGCCTACTTCTCGCCCGACGGGAGGTTCCACGCGCAGGGTGTGGAGCGCGAGCACCAGCTCGCCCTCATCGGCATGATGGGCGGCGTCGTCGCCTGA
- the hemB gene encoding porphobilinogen synthase: protein MTGSFPAVRPRRLRSTPALRRLVAETRIDPAQLILPLFVRDDVVDPVPITSMPGVVQHTVDTLKAAVNEAADLGVGGVMLFGVPSDEVKDGVGSAATDPEGVLNAATRAVAAEVGDAIVVQTDLCLDEFTDHGHCGVLAPDGSVDNDATLGRYRDMAVEQARAGSQLLGLSGMMDGQVAAVRAALDNEGFQDVAILAYAAKYASAFYGPFREAVGSTLKGDRKTYQLDPANRREGLREALLDVDEGADVVMVKPAMSYLDLVADVSAAVPVPTWAYQVSGEYAMIEAAAANGWIDRDRAILESVLGIRRAGAEAVLTYWAVELAERLRKEGRA, encoded by the coding sequence ATGACCGGCAGCTTCCCCGCCGTGCGTCCCCGTCGCCTCCGCAGCACCCCCGCTCTGCGTCGCCTGGTGGCCGAGACCCGCATCGACCCCGCTCAGCTCATCCTCCCGCTCTTCGTGCGCGACGACGTGGTCGACCCCGTCCCCATCACGTCGATGCCGGGGGTCGTGCAGCACACCGTCGACACCCTGAAGGCGGCGGTGAACGAGGCCGCCGACCTCGGCGTGGGCGGCGTGATGCTCTTCGGCGTGCCGAGCGACGAGGTGAAGGACGGCGTCGGATCCGCGGCCACCGACCCCGAGGGCGTGCTCAACGCGGCCACTCGGGCGGTCGCCGCCGAGGTGGGCGACGCGATCGTCGTGCAGACCGACCTCTGCCTCGACGAGTTCACCGACCACGGCCACTGCGGGGTGCTCGCCCCTGACGGCAGCGTCGACAACGACGCGACCCTCGGCCGCTATCGCGACATGGCCGTCGAGCAGGCTCGGGCGGGCTCGCAGCTGCTCGGCCTGTCGGGGATGATGGACGGCCAGGTCGCCGCCGTGCGCGCGGCGCTCGACAACGAGGGCTTCCAGGACGTCGCGATCCTCGCCTACGCCGCGAAGTACGCCTCCGCCTTCTACGGCCCCTTCCGCGAGGCCGTCGGCTCGACGCTCAAGGGCGACCGCAAGACCTACCAGCTCGACCCCGCCAACCGCCGCGAGGGTCTGCGCGAGGCGCTGCTCGACGTCGACGAGGGCGCCGACGTGGTGATGGTGAAGCCCGCCATGAGCTACCTCGACCTCGTCGCCGACGTCTCCGCGGCCGTCCCCGTGCCGACCTGGGCGTACCAGGTGTCGGGGGAGTACGCGATGATCGAGGCCGCCGCCGCGAACGGCTGGATCGATCGCGACCGGGCCATCCTGGAGAGCGTGCTCGGCATCCGCCGTGCCGGTGCCGAGGCCGTGCTCACCTACTGGGCCGTCGAGCTGGCGGAGCGTCTGAGGAAGGAGGGCCGCGCGTGA
- the hemL gene encoding glutamate-1-semialdehyde 2,1-aminomutase, with the protein MSTTTNQAEFERAQRSIPGGVNSPVRAYRSVGGTPRFLVSARGPYVTDAEGREYVDLVASWGPAILGHAHPEVVAAVQAAAARGLSFGATTPAESELAELVRARVEAQGVHPIERLRLVSTGTEATMTAIRLARGVTGRDVLVKFAGHYHGHSDGLLAESGSGLATLALPASAGVPAAVAAQTIVLPYNDLDAVRAVFAERPGEIAAIITEAAPANMGVVTPEPGFNAALAEIAHANGALLIVDEVLTGFRTGPAGWWGVENGAGLTEPAEHPYRPDLVTFGKVVGGGMPLAALGGRAEVMEALAPLGPVYQAGTLSGNPVAVAAGIRTLQLADAAVYERLAVVSDAVSSAVSDALAKTGVAHSVQRAGSLFSFTFGSATAPRDYADVQAQEAFRYAPFFHAMLDAGVSLPPSVYEAWFVTAAHDDSAVQRILEALPAAARAAALAKPSAA; encoded by the coding sequence GTGAGCACCACGACGAACCAGGCCGAGTTCGAGCGCGCCCAGCGCTCCATCCCCGGCGGCGTCAACTCGCCCGTGCGCGCCTACCGCTCCGTCGGTGGCACACCGCGCTTCCTCGTCTCGGCACGCGGTCCCTACGTCACGGATGCGGAGGGTCGCGAGTACGTCGACCTCGTCGCCTCCTGGGGCCCCGCGATCCTCGGCCACGCGCATCCGGAGGTCGTCGCCGCCGTGCAGGCGGCCGCCGCCCGCGGGCTCTCGTTCGGGGCGACGACCCCGGCCGAGTCCGAGCTCGCCGAGCTGGTGCGTGCCCGCGTGGAGGCCCAGGGCGTGCACCCGATCGAGCGGCTGCGGCTCGTGTCGACGGGGACCGAGGCGACGATGACCGCCATCCGCCTCGCCCGCGGGGTGACCGGTCGCGACGTGCTCGTGAAGTTCGCCGGCCACTACCACGGCCACTCCGACGGGCTCCTCGCCGAGTCGGGGTCGGGACTGGCGACGCTCGCCCTGCCCGCCTCCGCGGGCGTGCCCGCGGCGGTCGCCGCGCAGACGATCGTGCTGCCCTACAACGACCTCGACGCCGTGCGCGCGGTGTTCGCCGAGCGCCCGGGCGAGATCGCGGCGATCATCACCGAGGCGGCGCCCGCCAACATGGGTGTCGTGACGCCGGAGCCCGGGTTCAACGCGGCTCTCGCCGAGATCGCGCACGCGAACGGGGCGCTGCTCATCGTCGACGAGGTGCTGACCGGCTTCCGCACGGGGCCCGCCGGATGGTGGGGCGTCGAGAACGGCGCCGGGCTCACCGAGCCCGCCGAGCATCCGTACCGGCCCGACCTCGTCACCTTCGGCAAGGTGGTGGGCGGCGGGATGCCGCTGGCCGCGCTCGGCGGCCGCGCCGAGGTGATGGAGGCGCTCGCGCCGCTCGGACCGGTGTACCAGGCGGGCACCCTGTCGGGGAACCCGGTGGCGGTGGCGGCGGGCATCCGCACCCTGCAGCTCGCGGATGCCGCCGTGTACGAGCGGCTCGCCGTCGTGTCCGACGCGGTGTCGTCGGCGGTGTCGGATGCTCTCGCGAAGACGGGGGTCGCGCACAGCGTGCAGCGGGCGGGGAGCCTGTTCAGCTTCACGTTCGGCTCCGCCACCGCGCCGCGCGACTACGCCGACGTGCAGGCGCAGGAGGCGTTCCGGTACGCGCCGTTCTTCCACGCGATGCTCGATGCCGGCGTCTCGCTGCCGCCCTCGGTCTACGAGGCATGGTTCGTGACGGCCGCCCACGACGACTCCGCCGTGCAGCGCATCCTGGAGGCACTGCCCGCCGCGGCCCGCGCGGCGGCGTTGGCGAAGCCCTCGGCCGCCTAG
- a CDS encoding MDR family oxidoreductase, whose protein sequence is MTRAIVVPEKGAPGELTEFDDEQLTGEVALDVLYSSVNFKDGLAVSGRPGVVREWPLVPGIDIVGRVTASETPRFEEGDLVVLNGDGIGEARHGGFADRARVRAEALVPLPASISPERAAAIGTAGFTAMIAVLALSDLGVSPDDGDVLVTGAAGGVGSIATSLLAGRGYRVIASTGRPEEREYLTALGAADLLDRHELSDAEGRPLQSQRWAGAIDSVGSRTLANVLAQTRYGGAVVACGLAQGPDLPATVMPFILRSVTLTGANSVEAPVDLRERAWSALAAELDLDALDSMTTTIGLADVLPLADRILAGAVRGRTVVDLSR, encoded by the coding sequence GTGACGAGAGCGATCGTGGTGCCCGAGAAGGGTGCGCCGGGCGAGCTGACCGAGTTCGACGACGAGCAGCTGACCGGGGAGGTCGCGCTCGACGTGCTCTACTCGAGCGTCAACTTCAAGGACGGGCTCGCCGTGTCCGGGCGGCCCGGCGTGGTCCGCGAGTGGCCGCTCGTGCCGGGCATCGACATCGTCGGGCGGGTCACCGCGTCGGAGACCCCTCGCTTCGAGGAGGGCGACCTCGTCGTCTTGAACGGCGACGGGATCGGGGAGGCCCGCCACGGCGGGTTCGCCGACCGCGCCAGGGTCCGCGCCGAGGCGCTCGTGCCACTGCCCGCCTCGATCAGCCCCGAACGCGCCGCCGCGATCGGCACGGCGGGGTTCACCGCGATGATCGCCGTGCTGGCCCTGTCGGACCTCGGCGTCTCCCCCGACGACGGCGACGTGCTCGTCACGGGCGCGGCCGGCGGCGTGGGCTCGATCGCGACGTCGCTGCTCGCCGGGCGCGGCTACCGGGTGATCGCTTCGACCGGTCGCCCCGAGGAGCGCGAGTACCTCACCGCCCTCGGGGCCGCCGACCTCCTCGACCGGCACGAGCTGTCGGATGCGGAGGGTCGCCCCCTGCAGAGCCAGCGCTGGGCCGGCGCCATCGACTCGGTGGGCAGCCGCACGCTCGCGAACGTGCTCGCCCAGACGCGGTACGGCGGCGCCGTGGTGGCCTGCGGCCTCGCGCAGGGGCCGGACCTGCCTGCGACGGTGATGCCGTTCATCCTGCGCTCGGTGACGCTGACGGGCGCGAACTCCGTCGAGGCGCCCGTCGACCTCCGCGAGCGCGCATGGTCGGCCCTCGCCGCCGAGCTCGACCTCGACGCCCTCGACTCGATGACGACCACCATCGGCCTCGCCGACGTGCTCCCGCTCGCCGACCGCATCCTCGCCGGCGCCGTCCGCGGCCGCACGGTCGTCGACCTCAGCCGCTGA